The sequence below is a genomic window from Thalassobaculum sp. OXR-137.
TCGGCCAGGGCCTTGCCGCGCTCGCGCTCGGACTCGCCGAGATCGTTCGCGCTGGCGGCCTGGGGGGCGGCCTTCATGCGGGTGATGGCATGGGTCAGCTCCATCAGGTCCTGGATCACCACGACCGGATCCGCACCGCCGTCATACAGTTCGGACAGCACCGTCAGCCCGTCGCCGATCCGTCCGGCCATCACCGCTTCGAACAGATCGTAGATCCGCACCCGGTCGACCAGGCCCAGCATGTCGCGCACGCCGTCGACCGTCACCGGGCCGGAGGCAAGCGCGATGGCCTGATCCAGGATCGACAGACCGTCGCGGGCGGAGCCATCGGCGGCGCGGGCAACCAGCCGCAGCGCTTCGGGCTCGGCCTCGACCTTCTCGTCCCGGCACACCCGCTCGAACAGCTCGACCAGCAGGGCGATGTCGATCCGCCGCAGGTCGAAGCGCTGGCAGCGCGATAGGACGGTGATCGGAACCTTGCGGATCTCGGTGGTGGCGAAGATGAACTTGGCGTGCTCCGGCGGCTCCTCCAGCGTCTTCAACAGCGCGTTGAAGGCGTTCTTTGAGAGCATGTGCACTTCGTCGACGATGTAGACCTTGTAGCGGCCCGCCACCGGGCGGTAGCGCACGTTCTCGATCAACTCGCGGACGTCGTCTACGCCGGTATGGGAGGCGGCGTCCATCTCCAGGACGTCCACATGCCGGTCCTCGGCGATGGCGCGGCAATTGTCGCACACCCCGCAGGGCTGCATGGTCGGCCCGCCCTGGCCGTCCGGACCGATGCAGTTCAGCCCCTTGGCGATGATCCGCGCGGTGGTGGTCTTGCCGACCCCGCGCACGCCGGTCAGCACGAAGGCGTGGTGCACCCGGTTCTGCTCGAAGGCGTTGCGCAGGGTGCGCACGAGCGCGTCCTGGCCCTTCAGATCGTCGAAGGTCTGGGGCCGGTATTTCCGCGCCAATACCCGATATTCGCTCGGGGCGGCGTCCTGGGCGGGGGGCGAGGCGTCGTTCATCGCGCGATCATAGGGCCGCGTCCCCGCACATGAAAGAACGCGATCCCCAAAATCCGGAAGCTCGAAGCATATGACGCGGGAGAGAGGTGGAAGACTGGCAGCGACCCGGACCGAAACTCGTTACGGCTGCTTCCTTCCGGACCTGACCGGGTTGGCGAGGAGCCCGTCCGCGCCAGCCTTCCGCCCCCCATATAGGGTGTCGCCGGGGGGTGACGCAAGGACGGCGTCCACCGGACCGGTCACCTTGAGTTGCGTCCGCTCGCCCCCTATCGTGGACGGCAAGACGGACGACAGAAGCCGAGAGGGCAGCCATGAGCCTTGCCGTACGCGATATCCTGACACGGGGCCCGGTCATTCCGGTCGTGACCATCGAGGATGCCTCGACCGGCCCCGACCTGGCGCGCGCCCTGATGGACGGCGGCATCACGGTGATCGAAGTCACCATGCGCACCCCGGCGGCGCTGGACGCCGTGCGGGCGATCCGCGCGGAAGTGCCCGGGATGATCGCCGGCGTGGGCACCCTGCTCGACCCGGACCGCATTCCCGATGTCCTGGCGGCGGGTGCGCAGTTCGCCGTCTCGCCCGGCCTGGATCTGGCGCTGGTCGATGCCTGCCGGACCGCCGGCCTGCCCCTGCTGCCGGGGATCCAGACCGTCTCGGAAGCGATGGCCGCGCGGCGCGCCGGGCTCGACACGCTGAAGTTCTTCCCGGCAAAGACCTCCGGCGGCCCCGCCGCCCTGCAGCAGATCCAGCCGGTCCTGCCCGATCTCCGGTTCTGCCCGACCGGCGGTATCGGCCAGGCGGATGCCAAGGGGTATCTCGCCCTGCCCAACGTGCTCTGTGTGGGCGGCAGCTTCCCGGCCTCGAGCGATGCCATCCGCCGCCGCGACTGGACGGCCGTCCGCGCCAGTGCGGCGGCGGCCGCGGAGCTGAATGGATGACAGCCTCTGCGGCCGATCCCATCAATCCTTTTGATGACGGCAATAAGGGCGTACCGTGACCCTACGCAATGTTTGAGCGTAGCCAATGCGAGTAGACGACGATCCGATCCTGGCGTCGGCGTTGACGTTCTGGTCCGACAGCCAACCGCCTGACGGGTTACCGACCCGAACAGAGATCGATCCTGTCCGGATACCGCCTCACCTTTTCCCCTACCTCATTCTCGCCGATGTGGTGTCCCCGCAGGGACGGGTCCGCTACCGGGTGGTGGGCGATGAGATGGTCAACCGGTGGGGCACGAATTTCGCCGGGCGCCGGTCCGACGAGATCTTCACCGGCGACTACCGCGACTATCTGGAAACCGCCTTCGCCATGGCGATCGAGCACTGGCTGCCCGTCTTCACCGCGAGCCGGTTCCGCTGGGACGCGGGCGGCTTCCTGTGGACCCGGCGGCTCATGCTGCCGATCGGCGCCACGGATCGGGGGCCGGTCACCCAGGTCCTCGTCGTCCAGACCTGGCCGAACAGCCGCGAGGGTCGGCGCACCGACCCGATGGTGATCGTGCCGGGGACCGCGCCGGTGGAGAACGCCAGGGCCGTCCTGGTCCGCAAGTGACGATTCTGCAACGCGCGCCAAGTGCAATGCTGGCCCGGCGAAAATGCTGTAGCAGCTCACCCGGGATTGCTGTATTTGCAAAAGTCTCACATGGGAACAGACCTATGAACGACCGGCATACCCGATTGGAGCGACGACGACAGGTGCTTCCCAGCATCTGAACGCCCCCGTGCCGGCCGACCGGAACGGGGTTTCGACGCCCTCTCCGGATCAGGTCATCGCCATGTTTCATATCCGCGCCGAACTTCCCGCCGACATTTCCGCCGTCGAGACGCTGAACGATCTCGGTTTCGGCACCGACCGCAAGGGCCGCACCGTCTGGCGTCTGCGTCAGGGTCCGGTTGCCGAGGGCCTGGCCTTCGTCGCCGACGATCCGATGGACGGGCGGGTGCTGGGCACGATCCGGTTCTGGCAGGTCGATGTGGGCAAGGATGTCTCCGCCGTCCTGCTCGGCCCGCTCGCCGTCTGCCCGACCATGCAGGGCCAGGGCATCGGCCGCGCGCTGGTGTCCCACGGGCTGCAGGCGGCGCGCGACGGCGGCTGGGACCTCTGCCTGGTCTCCGGCGAGCCGTCCTACTACACGCCCTTCAGCTTCGAGCCCGCCCCGCCCTACGGTTTCGAGATGCCGGGGCCGCTCAAGGCCGGCTGGCTGCAGGTCCGCGACCTGAAGGCCGGCGCCCTGGATGCGCTCGCCCGCAAGGCGAAGCGGCCGATCCGGCCCTGGAGGTTGGTTCGAGGAGCCGGTGACGTGACCGCGCTC
It includes:
- a CDS encoding DNA polymerase III subunit gamma/tau; protein product: MNDASPPAQDAAPSEYRVLARKYRPQTFDDLKGQDALVRTLRNAFEQNRVHHAFVLTGVRGVGKTTTARIIAKGLNCIGPDGQGGPTMQPCGVCDNCRAIAEDRHVDVLEMDAASHTGVDDVRELIENVRYRPVAGRYKVYIVDEVHMLSKNAFNALLKTLEEPPEHAKFIFATTEIRKVPITVLSRCQRFDLRRIDIALLVELFERVCRDEKVEAEPEALRLVARAADGSARDGLSILDQAIALASGPVTVDGVRDMLGLVDRVRIYDLFEAVMAGRIGDGLTVLSELYDGGADPVVVIQDLMELTHAITRMKAAPQAASANDLGESERERGKALAETLAVPSLTRTWQMLSKGLGEVQAAPVPIAAAEMVLIRVAHSADMPDPADLVRLLTDGTALPAGGGAPSAPAPAASGPVASAPSGPPPRAEAPPPPVAAVPAADPVPDYVSSDYGMGEFDGGDPGAASYAGDGVPDFVTAGPPPDDDEGLAGDPDDAFDPVPTDFAGVVDLAFRRGEAILGATLTNKVHPVLVEPGRLELRPQKGVDSRMIGLLAGHLQRWTGRDWIVEISDEEGGPTLREQKAAQKAAIQAELAAHPVVAKVLELFPGAEIDTVVELAAPEPEAADLQSDMSPDPLRAGQANEA
- the eda gene encoding bifunctional 4-hydroxy-2-oxoglutarate aldolase/2-dehydro-3-deoxy-phosphogluconate aldolase, yielding MSLAVRDILTRGPVIPVVTIEDASTGPDLARALMDGGITVIEVTMRTPAALDAVRAIRAEVPGMIAGVGTLLDPDRIPDVLAAGAQFAVSPGLDLALVDACRTAGLPLLPGIQTVSEAMAARRAGLDTLKFFPAKTSGGPAALQQIQPVLPDLRFCPTGGIGQADAKGYLALPNVLCVGGSFPASSDAIRRRDWTAVRASAAAAAELNG
- a CDS encoding PAS domain-containing protein; translation: MRVDDDPILASALTFWSDSQPPDGLPTRTEIDPVRIPPHLFPYLILADVVSPQGRVRYRVVGDEMVNRWGTNFAGRRSDEIFTGDYRDYLETAFAMAIEHWLPVFTASRFRWDAGGFLWTRRLMLPIGATDRGPVTQVLVVQTWPNSREGRRTDPMVIVPGTAPVENARAVLVRK
- a CDS encoding N-acetyltransferase, encoding MFHIRAELPADISAVETLNDLGFGTDRKGRTVWRLRQGPVAEGLAFVADDPMDGRVLGTIRFWQVDVGKDVSAVLLGPLAVCPTMQGQGIGRALVSHGLQAARDGGWDLCLVSGEPSYYTPFSFEPAPPYGFEMPGPLKAGWLQVRDLKAGALDALARKAKRPIRPWRLVRGAGDVTALRAAG